Proteins from a single region of Pseudodesulfovibrio portus:
- a CDS encoding substrate-binding periplasmic protein — protein sequence MHSRFFQFILLVLSLVIVLSPGPSMAGNTVTFALFSREWAPFEMIVDGEPVGAAVELFKALMPPDVETTVELCPSPRSKLREPSGPVFARLESREWVKDAENFLWSEPVTSVKTVMYSSKTNPREYAGDASLYGLTVGCIKGFVYPIAEHLFARGKVVRYDVNDDLILLRMVKAGRVDVAFFDDISIAWMISKSEEMNNSDFHIAGNHLGSEDLRFFFSKHKAWEERLPEINRLIREKRADGTIDAIINRYR from the coding sequence GTGCATAGCCGTTTTTTTCAATTCATTCTTTTGGTCCTTTCCCTGGTCATCGTTCTGTCCCCCGGTCCGTCGATGGCCGGGAACACGGTGACGTTTGCCCTTTTCTCTCGAGAGTGGGCTCCTTTCGAGATGATCGTTGACGGGGAACCCGTCGGCGCGGCCGTCGAGCTTTTCAAGGCGTTGATGCCGCCGGACGTCGAGACCACGGTCGAGTTGTGTCCCTCTCCCCGAAGCAAGTTGCGGGAGCCCTCCGGGCCCGTGTTCGCGCGGCTGGAAAGTCGGGAGTGGGTCAAGGATGCCGAGAACTTTCTGTGGAGCGAGCCCGTGACGAGCGTGAAGACCGTCATGTACTCTTCAAAAACAAATCCTCGGGAATATGCCGGGGATGCCAGTCTGTACGGCTTGACCGTCGGCTGCATCAAGGGTTTCGTATACCCGATCGCGGAGCATCTTTTCGCCAGAGGGAAGGTCGTCCGATATGACGTGAATGACGATCTCATCCTGTTGCGGATGGTCAAGGCGGGCCGGGTGGACGTGGCCTTTTTCGACGATATCTCCATCGCCTGGATGATCAGTAAATCCGAAGAGATGAACAATAGTGACTTTCACATTGCCGGCAACCATCTCGGCAGCGAGGACTTGCGGTTCTTCTTCAGCAAGCACAAGGCGTGGGAGGAACGGCTGCCCGAGATCAACCGGCTGATCAGGGAAAAACGGGCGGACGGAACCATTGACGCCATCATCAACCGGTACCGCTAA
- a CDS encoding ACT domain-containing protein: MKVDQLSIFLENRAGRLAEVTRILSEAGVNIRALSLADTSDFGILRLIVSDFETAKTKLKDAGFTVGRTSVVAVEVTDEPGGLNNILAMLQEAGINVEYMYAFVQQSGNSAVLIFRFDRTDQGIELLQKNGITTIPGDKLYSM; this comes from the coding sequence ATGAAAGTAGATCAACTCTCCATATTCCTGGAAAACCGAGCCGGTCGACTGGCCGAGGTCACCCGCATCCTGTCCGAAGCGGGCGTGAACATCCGCGCCCTGTCCCTGGCCGACACCTCGGACTTCGGCATCCTGCGGCTGATCGTATCCGATTTCGAAACCGCCAAGACCAAGCTCAAGGACGCGGGGTTCACCGTGGGCCGGACCTCGGTGGTGGCCGTCGAAGTCACGGACGAGCCCGGTGGCCTGAACAACATCCTGGCCATGCTTCAGGAAGCGGGCATCAACGTGGAGTACATGTACGCCTTCGTGCAGCAGTCCGGCAACTCAGCCGTGCTGATCTTCCGCTTCGACCGCACCGACCAGGGCATCGAGCTGTTGCAGAAAAACGGCATCACCACCATCCCGGGCGACAAGCTCTACAGCATGTAG
- a CDS encoding phenylacetate--CoA ligase family protein — translation MIYDVKNETMPREELELVQLRRLQALCERVYANVPFYKKKFDEKGIKPQDIKTLKDITLLPFTVKQDLRDQYPFGLFAVPKDQIVRIHSSSGTTGTATVVGYTKRDIENWGELMARCFMAAGASASDTVHNAYGYGLFTGGLGAHYGAEALGATVVPISGGATRRQVTLLKDFMPDVICCTPSYALFLAETGQELGIDIRELPLRIGIFGAEPWTNEMRLEIEKKLGITAIDIYGLSEIMGPGVAIECHEAQDGLHIQEDHFLAETIDPQTGEPVAPGEEGELVFTTLTKEGIPLIRYRTRDLTTLNTTPCKCGRTTARMKRVTGRSDDMLIIRGVNVFPSQIESILIETEGLTPHYQLIVERQGNLDSLEVQVEVNESIFSDEIKSLQKMESKVMKNIKEFLGVTAKVKLVEPKTIERSMGKAKRIIDKRKEG, via the coding sequence ATGATCTACGATGTAAAAAACGAAACCATGCCCCGTGAGGAACTGGAACTGGTCCAGCTCAGGCGGCTTCAGGCGCTGTGTGAACGGGTGTATGCCAACGTCCCGTTCTACAAGAAGAAATTTGATGAAAAAGGGATCAAGCCGCAGGACATCAAGACCCTGAAGGACATCACCCTGCTGCCGTTCACCGTCAAGCAGGACCTGCGCGACCAGTATCCCTTCGGCTTGTTCGCGGTGCCCAAGGACCAGATCGTGCGCATCCACTCCTCCTCCGGCACCACCGGCACGGCCACCGTGGTCGGTTATACCAAGCGCGACATCGAGAACTGGGGCGAGCTTATGGCCCGCTGCTTCATGGCGGCAGGCGCCTCCGCCTCCGATACCGTCCACAACGCCTACGGCTACGGCCTGTTCACGGGCGGCCTGGGCGCGCACTACGGCGCCGAAGCGCTGGGCGCCACGGTCGTGCCCATCTCCGGCGGCGCCACCCGCCGCCAGGTCACCCTGCTCAAGGACTTCATGCCCGACGTCATCTGCTGCACCCCGTCCTACGCCCTGTTCCTCGCCGAGACCGGCCAGGAACTGGGCATCGACATCCGGGAGCTGCCGCTCAGGATCGGCATTTTCGGCGCCGAACCGTGGACAAACGAGATGCGGCTTGAAATCGAAAAGAAACTCGGCATCACGGCCATCGACATCTACGGCCTGTCCGAGATCATGGGTCCGGGCGTGGCCATCGAGTGTCACGAGGCCCAGGACGGCCTGCACATCCAGGAGGACCATTTCCTGGCCGAGACCATCGACCCGCAGACCGGCGAACCCGTCGCACCGGGCGAGGAAGGCGAACTCGTCTTCACCACCCTGACCAAGGAAGGCATCCCGCTCATCCGCTATCGCACCCGCGACCTGACGACCCTGAACACCACTCCGTGCAAATGCGGCCGCACCACGGCCCGCATGAAGCGCGTCACCGGCCGCTCCGACGACATGCTCATCATTCGCGGCGTCAACGTGTTCCCGTCCCAGATCGAGTCCATCCTCATCGAGACCGAGGGATTGACCCCACACTACCAGCTCATCGTTGAGCGCCAGGGCAACCTCGACTCCCTGGAGGTTCAGGTGGAGGTCAATGAATCCATCTTCTCGGACGAGATCAAGAGTTTACAGAAGATGGAATCAAAGGTAATGAAAAACATTAAGGAATTCCTCGGCGTCACCGCCAAGGTCAAGCTGGTGGAGCCCAAGACCATCGAACGGTCCATGGGCAAGGCCAAGCGGATCATCGACAAGAGGAAAGAGGGCTAA
- a CDS encoding nitroreductase family protein: MNFRELVERNRTRRKFDQSKILDARILVDLVELTRFVPSGANKQPLKYAVTADPGLCAEIFPLLGWAAYLKDWNGPEEGERPTGYITIMLDKNIADAPGCDHGIASQTIMLGAVEKGLGGCIIATVNRKKLARILDLPDNLEILLVLALGVPAQKVVVESLPPDGDIKYWTGDDGNHHVPKRSLDELLVGCFPKE; encoded by the coding sequence ATGAATTTCAGAGAATTGGTTGAGCGGAACAGGACGCGGAGAAAATTCGACCAGTCAAAGATTCTGGATGCCAGGATATTGGTTGATCTGGTGGAGTTGACGCGCTTTGTGCCCTCGGGTGCGAACAAGCAGCCTTTGAAATATGCGGTGACCGCCGACCCCGGCCTGTGCGCGGAGATTTTCCCCCTGCTGGGCTGGGCGGCGTACCTCAAGGATTGGAACGGTCCGGAGGAGGGCGAGCGTCCCACCGGCTACATCACCATCATGCTGGACAAGAACATTGCCGACGCGCCCGGCTGCGACCATGGCATCGCCAGTCAGACCATCATGCTCGGGGCCGTGGAAAAGGGCCTGGGAGGCTGCATCATCGCCACGGTCAACAGGAAGAAGCTGGCCCGAATTCTCGACCTGCCGGACAACCTCGAGATCCTGTTGGTTCTCGCCTTGGGCGTCCCGGCCCAGAAGGTGGTGGTGGAATCGCTTCCCCCGGACGGCGACATCAAGTATTGGACCGGTGACGACGGCAATCATCACGTGCCCAAGCGCAGCCTGGATGAATTGCTCGTCGGATGTTTTCCAAAAGAATAG
- the rsfS gene encoding ribosome silencing factor: MLNKEKKFQDISSEAKARIVAGWLDDKQGDHIVIMDVSKMSSVTDMTMVVSARGMKHAQALADHLLDKCAEEKLEFLGMEGRQTGEWVLVDLNDVLVHIFLEELREFYNIEGMWAEAPRVEIDG, encoded by the coding sequence TTGCTGAATAAAGAAAAGAAATTCCAGGACATTTCCAGTGAGGCCAAGGCTCGCATCGTGGCCGGTTGGCTGGACGACAAGCAGGGTGATCATATCGTGATCATGGATGTGTCGAAAATGAGTTCCGTCACGGACATGACAATGGTAGTGTCCGCTCGCGGCATGAAGCACGCTCAGGCCCTGGCCGATCATCTCCTGGATAAATGCGCCGAGGAAAAGCTCGAATTTCTGGGCATGGAAGGCCGCCAGACCGGCGAATGGGTCCTGGTCGACCTCAACGACGTGCTGGTGCACATCTTCCTGGAAGAACTCCGGGAATTCTACAACATCGAAGGCATGTGGGCCGAGGCCCCCAGAGTCGAAATAGACGGATAA
- the gpmI gene encoding 2,3-bisphosphoglycerate-independent phosphoglycerate mutase encodes MAEPKKTLLLILDGWGIAPDGEGNCVRNAATPNLDRLLAEYPHTRLACSGRSVGLPDGFMGNSEVGHMNIGGGRVIYQDMTRIDMAIEDGSYFDNPGLKELMARTRAGSGRLHLMGLVSDGGVHSHNNHIYATLEMAKREGIEEVYLHAFLDGRDTAPTSGLGYVRQMMEKMEELGVGLIATVSGRFYAMDRDQRYERVQVAYNALVDGNGVAVNDPLEAIQASYNRGENDEFVKPAVIKGVDGRIGDGDGLFFFNFRADRAREISRTIFDKNFSEFERASVPALAAFATMTRYESSFPMANAFPPVSYEGTLGEVVSGRGLRQLRIAETEKYAHVTYFLNCGREEPFAGEDRVMIPSPREVATYDQKPQMSADEVADTLIGKLGDYDLCVCNLANLDMVGHTGIMDAAKKACVTVDGCVGRIVDAVLKAGGRALVTADHGNAEQMLAEDGSPHTAHSTNPVPLVYIEEGCEGAQLEEGILGDIAPTILGLWGVQPPAEMTGKNLVKKG; translated from the coding sequence ATGGCCGAACCTAAAAAAACGCTGCTGCTGATTCTGGACGGATGGGGCATCGCCCCTGACGGGGAGGGCAATTGCGTGCGCAATGCCGCCACCCCCAATCTCGACCGGCTGCTGGCCGAGTACCCTCATACCCGGCTTGCCTGCTCTGGCCGCTCCGTGGGGCTGCCCGACGGGTTCATGGGCAACTCCGAGGTCGGGCACATGAACATCGGCGGCGGTCGGGTGATCTACCAGGACATGACCCGCATCGACATGGCCATTGAGGACGGCAGCTATTTCGACAACCCCGGCCTCAAGGAGTTGATGGCCAGGACCAGGGCCGGGAGCGGGCGACTGCACCTCATGGGCCTGGTGTCCGACGGCGGCGTACACAGCCACAACAATCATATTTACGCCACCCTTGAGATGGCTAAAAGGGAAGGAATTGAAGAGGTTTACCTTCACGCTTTCCTGGATGGCCGGGACACCGCCCCGACCAGTGGCCTCGGGTATGTCCGTCAGATGATGGAGAAGATGGAAGAGCTGGGCGTCGGCCTGATCGCCACCGTATCCGGGCGGTTTTACGCCATGGACCGCGATCAGCGGTACGAGCGGGTGCAGGTGGCCTACAATGCATTGGTGGACGGCAACGGCGTGGCGGTGAACGACCCGCTGGAAGCCATCCAGGCGTCATACAACCGCGGGGAGAACGACGAGTTTGTCAAACCCGCAGTGATCAAGGGCGTGGACGGACGTATCGGTGACGGCGACGGGTTGTTTTTCTTCAACTTCCGCGCCGACCGGGCCCGGGAGATCAGCCGTACCATTTTTGACAAGAATTTCAGTGAATTCGAGCGCGCTTCAGTGCCCGCCCTTGCGGCTTTCGCAACCATGACCCGGTACGAGTCCTCGTTCCCCATGGCCAATGCGTTTCCGCCTGTGAGCTATGAGGGGACCCTTGGCGAGGTCGTGTCCGGCAGGGGATTGCGCCAGTTGCGCATTGCCGAGACCGAGAAGTACGCCCACGTGACCTATTTCCTCAATTGCGGACGCGAGGAGCCGTTTGCGGGCGAGGACCGGGTCATGATCCCGTCCCCGCGCGAGGTTGCCACCTACGATCAAAAACCGCAGATGAGCGCCGACGAGGTGGCGGACACCCTTATCGGCAAGCTCGGCGACTACGACCTGTGCGTCTGCAACCTGGCCAACCTGGACATGGTCGGACACACCGGAATCATGGATGCAGCCAAGAAGGCCTGCGTGACCGTGGACGGTTGCGTGGGACGTATAGTGGATGCGGTGCTCAAGGCCGGGGGCAGGGCGCTTGTCACTGCAGATCACGGCAACGCCGAGCAGATGCTGGCCGAGGACGGCAGCCCGCACACGGCCCATTCCACCAACCCCGTGCCCCTTGTGTATATCGAGGAAGGGTGCGAAGGTGCACAGCTTGAAGAGGGCATACTCGGCGATATCGCGCCGACCATTCTCGGTCTGTGGGGCGTGCAGCCGCCCGCCGAGATGACCGGCAAAAACCTGGTGAAGAAGGGATAA